Proteins found in one Streptococcus criceti HS-6 genomic segment:
- a CDS encoding LTA synthase family protein — MKKYLSPLKNLGNIINTRLGFVLVLLFFYWIKSLWAYSVDFNLELEDTAQTIVAIFNPLPLGLLVLGLPLYFKNSKVFYSLEILLYLVLNILIIGNSVYFREFTDFITVNTLLASSKAAAGLGDSAANLFEVTDLFYLVDVVFFALLIAFKKIKSDKRFFNKRASFAVTALSVLFFSANLFAAETIRPQLLTRGFSNYYVVRGIGLPAFMTYSANQTYQAQKERSAATAGDLKEVQDYAKKNYAAPDSKYFGIAKGRNVIVIHLESFQQFLIDYKLKADDKEYEVTPFLNSLYHSKSSISFSNFFNQVKNGKTSDAETMMETSLYGLNNGSYMVNYGGDNTAYATPSILAQKGGYSSAVFHGNTGSFWNRNNTYKQWGYNYFFDSTYFEKQDNSNSFQYGLNDKYLFKDSIKYLEQMQQPFYTKFITVSNHYPYTSLNGDKNELGFPLADTGDDTVNGYFSTANYLDSAIKSFFDYLKASGLYDKSIILLYGDHYGISNDRNTSLAPLLGKDSETWSDYDNAMMQKVPYIINIPGYTDGFISDTYGGEIDSLPTLLHLLGIDTKDYVQMGQDLLSPKNDNFVPLRTSGYYLTPTYTSYGGKTYYTQNGQEITEPNEQTKAELEKYRDAAADQLSYSDKVQTGDLLRFADIPGLKPADASDYSYTKSMTQLKKINEKKGDKSTSLFHQRGNETSEDLYEAKSYAEIHGTDSSSGSSSSDSK, encoded by the coding sequence ATGAAAAAGTATTTAAGTCCCTTAAAAAATTTGGGCAATATTATTAATACACGACTCGGTTTTGTGTTAGTCCTTCTCTTTTTTTATTGGATAAAATCACTCTGGGCCTATAGTGTTGATTTTAATCTGGAACTGGAGGATACTGCCCAGACTATTGTAGCGATTTTTAATCCACTACCCTTGGGGCTCTTGGTCTTAGGACTTCCCCTCTATTTCAAGAATAGTAAGGTTTTCTATAGCTTGGAAATCCTGCTCTATTTGGTTTTAAATATCCTTATTATTGGGAACTCTGTCTATTTTAGAGAGTTCACCGATTTTATTACCGTGAATACCTTGCTGGCCAGTTCTAAGGCCGCTGCTGGTTTGGGGGACTCTGCTGCCAATCTCTTTGAAGTAACCGATCTCTTCTACTTGGTTGATGTGGTTTTCTTTGCTCTCTTGATAGCTTTTAAGAAAATCAAATCGGATAAACGATTTTTCAATAAGCGGGCCAGTTTTGCTGTCACTGCTCTGTCGGTCCTTTTCTTCTCAGCCAATCTCTTCGCTGCTGAAACCATCCGGCCTCAGCTTCTGACCCGTGGTTTCTCCAACTACTATGTCGTGCGTGGTATTGGCCTGCCAGCCTTTATGACTTACAGCGCCAACCAAACCTACCAAGCACAAAAGGAAAGAAGCGCTGCAACAGCTGGTGACCTTAAAGAGGTGCAAGACTATGCCAAGAAAAATTATGCTGCCCCTGATAGCAAATACTTCGGCATTGCCAAGGGACGCAATGTCATTGTTATTCACTTGGAAAGCTTCCAACAATTTTTGATTGACTACAAGCTCAAGGCAGACGATAAAGAATATGAAGTTACGCCATTCCTTAATTCTCTCTACCACTCCAAATCTTCGATTTCCTTCTCCAATTTCTTTAATCAAGTTAAAAACGGTAAAACTTCTGATGCTGAGACCATGATGGAAACCTCTCTCTATGGTCTTAATAACGGTTCTTATATGGTTAACTATGGCGGTGATAATACTGCCTATGCTACTCCTTCAATCCTAGCTCAAAAAGGCGGTTACTCCAGCGCTGTCTTCCACGGTAATACTGGAAGTTTTTGGAATCGTAATAACACCTATAAACAATGGGGATACAATTACTTCTTCGATTCTACCTATTTTGAAAAGCAGGATAATTCTAACTCCTTCCAGTATGGACTCAATGATAAGTATCTTTTTAAGGACTCCATCAAATATCTGGAACAAATGCAGCAACCCTTCTACACCAAGTTCATCACTGTATCAAACCACTATCCTTACACCAGTCTCAACGGTGATAAGAATGAATTAGGTTTCCCATTAGCTGATACTGGGGATGACACGGTCAACGGCTATTTTTCAACGGCTAACTATTTGGATTCAGCCATCAAGTCTTTCTTTGATTATCTCAAGGCTAGCGGCCTTTATGATAAGTCTATCATTCTCCTCTATGGGGATCACTATGGTATTTCCAACGATCGCAATACCAGTTTAGCTCCGCTGCTGGGTAAGGATTCTGAAACCTGGTCTGATTATGACAATGCCATGATGCAAAAGGTTCCTTATATTATCAACATTCCGGGTTATACCGATGGCTTTATCAGCGATACCTACGGCGGTGAGATTGACTCTCTTCCGACCCTGCTCCATCTGCTAGGAATCGATACTAAAGATTACGTTCAAATGGGACAAGACCTACTGTCACCTAAGAATGATAATTTCGTTCCCCTGCGGACATCAGGTTATTACCTTACCCCAACCTACACCAGCTATGGGGGCAAGACCTACTACACACAAAATGGACAAGAAATCACTGAACCAAACGAGCAGACCAAAGCTGAGCTCGAAAAATATCGTGACGCTGCTGCCGATCAGCTATCCTACAGTGATAAGGTACAAACTGGGGATCTGCTACGCTTTGCTGATATTCCTGGTCTAAAACCAGCAGATGCCAGTGACTATTCCTACACAAAATCAATGACCCAGCTCAAAAAGATTAATGAGAAGAAGGGGGACAAGTCAACCAGTCTCTTCCATCAACGCGGTAACGAAACATCAGAAGATCTCTATGAGGCTAAGTCCTATGCAGAAATTCATGGAACTGACAGTTCTAGCGGCTCCAGCTCTTCAGATTCTAAATAA